One Triticum urartu cultivar G1812 unplaced genomic scaffold, Tu2.1 TuUngrouped_contig_4422, whole genome shotgun sequence genomic window, CTTTTGTTTTCATTTACCTTTTGGGGGCTCCTTGATGTTTTCGCATCTTACCAACTTTCCTCAATTTGTTTTCTGACATGTGCTGGCCTCCTTGTTATGACCAGCTGAAGCATTCGGGATGCCTTTCGTGCCACCCTACCTTGGCGGTGGTGACTTCCTGAATGGTGCCAATTTTGCGGTTGGCGGTGCGACTGCGCTCAACAACTCGTTCTTCCGAGAGCTTGGTGTGGAGCCTACATGGACACCACACTCCCTTGATGAGCAAATGCAGTGGTTCAAAAGACTGCTTCCGTCCATCGCCTCCACGGAGTCTGGTATAGATAAATCTTCTGAGTTTCTGTTATGATTCATCTCTGTGTCCAACCATTACCTGTTTAAAGATTTATGAACGAATAGAAGACAAGCGATCTCAACTTGCGGAGCGATTGAGAAGTCAAACAGTGGTACACATGCTGGAAACCATCCTAGCTGGCCAATCACTGCCCTAAATGTTTAGATTGCTGCAATTAGTCGAAATCTGAAAGGTGCCTGTGTTACAACTGATAGTCCTTACACTGTTTTAGTTAACTTGTGAGAGCGAAATTTCAACCAATAAATGGTGCCACAATTGACTAGTTTGAGCCTTCTGATGAGGTCATGGGTGTTTTAATCAGCATACACCTTGTTACAAAATGCATAGTAACTTTACAAAGTCAACGCATTTGACTGTTAATCAGCATACAGCATGTTACAAAATGTGTAGTAACTTTACATAGTCAACACGTTTTACTATTTTCATGAGTGACTGCAAATTACATGTGTGATAAAGACACATAAAACCTATTGCCAAGTTGATACTGGAATTCCAATTTGCTCCATGTCTGAAATTGCCAAATGAATTCTTGCTTAAATCATGATTATTATTTTCTCTTATTCGGTTTCATAGTGTAACACTGTAATGCCATTTACGAGGAAATTCCAGATTATAAAGTCCACTAAAATTGTACTTCTGTGCAGAACACAGTGTTATCATGTCAAAATCACTTTTCCTTGTTGGAGAGGTCGGTGGGAATGATTACAACCATCTAATGGTCAGGGGGAAATCTCTTGCTGAGCTACGCGAGCTTGTTCCTCAGGTTGTTGGTGCCATAAGCTTAGCTATCACGGTATGTAGATGCATGTGCCTTTTCTTTGAGGTCTTACTGGGAGCCTGTATGTATGTGCACTCACAATTTGTTTCGCAGGAGCTTATAAATCTTGGCGCGAAGAAATTCGTTGTTCCTGGAAATTTCCCGATAGGGTGTGTCCCATTGTATCTCGCAATACTTCCAAGTGAAGAGAAGGATTACTATAATGAAGAAACAGGGTGCATTAAGTGGCTAAACAAATTTACCGAGTACCACAATCGTTTGCTCCAGGAGGAGCTAGAGAAACTTAGGAATCTTCACCCAGATGTATCTGTCATTTATGCTGATTATTATGGTGCTACACTGAACATATACCGTGCCCCACTGCAGTTTGGTGAGTCCTGCCTCTTAAGTAATAGTATTGACAAAACATAAAACCAATTGGTGTTAAGGTTATTTGAGATTATGTTGTCAAACAGGGCTTAGTTGACTTACACTGTTACACAAGCCTTCAAAAGTTCATTACCAATACTCAACTACAGTTCATCAACTTTAGTGAAAGCTATTGATAATAGCATTATAGGCAAGATACATTTCATTGGATATGACTGTATGCTAGTTATATTAAATCCATGATTCTTAAATGGCTATAGTGCCTGTATTGGCATTCAGTGATACACAATCTTACTTACTCTGACAAAGCATGTTTCTAGCCAAAGGAATCTGTGAACCCACAGTTATAGTCTTTAGATAAACATGTTTTGTAACTCTGTTACCTTAAGCTAAACTGGGGCAGGTGGACAATATATGAAGAAACAACACTAGCTAAATGGTTACtaagtagtactccctccgttcggaattacttgtcgcagaaatggatgtatctagatgtattttagttctagatacatccattttcgagacaagtaattccgaacggagggagtatatcctTCTGCGTTGTGTTGTCGACTAGTGAGTCTTGCATATGAATGCATATCTTATGCACGACACAAGAAGAGTCGGTCCTTGTTTTACCTTAGGCAGACAAAAAGGTGCATTTACCTATTTGATGTTCCATCATTTATCCTTGGATGATAATTATGATCCTGATGACGAAGCCCATTCTGCATCCCTACAAGCAGAGATCTAAATCAACCCTGTATTGTCCCCCCTACCAGACTTGCAAATATTATCTTAAGGTGTTTTCTAATCATCTTAATTCTAATACCCGGTAGTTCATTCAAAATCTGAGCCTGAATATGTTCATCATATCCACATAAATCAGTCAAACCAACCTTTTAGCTCCATGTGTCCTGGGAAGCACAGCTGAACATTTGTA contains:
- the LOC125527800 gene encoding GDSL esterase/lipase At1g28570-like (The sequence of the model RefSeq protein was modified relative to this genomic sequence to represent the inferred CDS: added 60 bases not found in genome assembly) — translated: MAFAAQAARLAASALVAGVVAAVVAMPVPAAGGVCFDRIFSFGDSLTDTGNFLLSVPDDFPDPARSLPYGQTFFGRPSGRYSDGRNLLDFFAEAFGMPFVPPYLGGGDFLNGANFAVGGATALNNSFFRELGVEPTWTPHSLDEQMQWFKRLLPSIASTESEHSVIMSKSLFLVGEVGGNDYNHLMVRGKSLAELRELVPQVVGAISLAITELINLGAKKFVVPGNFPIGCVPLYLAILPSEEKDYYNEETGCIKWLNKFTEYHNRLLQEELEKLRNLHPDVSVIYADYYGATLNIYRAPLQFGFTVPLNSCCGSDAPHNCSLSVLCGNPGSFVCPDPSKYVSWDGLHFTEATYKVIIQGVLGSYAVPPLSEICRDGEYKVSQLHQCTDSNPTNTVTYDAMSSFI